In the Corynebacterium suedekumii genome, one interval contains:
- a CDS encoding fluoride efflux transporter FluC — protein MTAILAVLATVVGGFLGGVGRWALSRRPGGRWGTWGANVIACVVMGAVVGTREPLALLWGTGVAGALSTWSTLARELGQNVRQRRWRTVVGYATATLLAGLAGIWLGGLLV, from the coding sequence GTGACCGCGATTCTGGCCGTCCTCGCCACAGTTGTCGGTGGATTCCTCGGCGGCGTGGGCCGGTGGGCCCTGTCCCGCCGACCCGGTGGGCGGTGGGGGACGTGGGGTGCGAACGTGATCGCGTGTGTGGTGATGGGGGCGGTCGTCGGCACGCGGGAGCCGCTGGCGCTGCTGTGGGGCACCGGGGTCGCCGGCGCCCTGTCCACCTGGTCCACCCTGGCTCGGGAACTGGGCCAGAACGTGCGACAGCGCCGCTGGCGCACCGTGGTGGGGTACGCGACAGCGACGCTGCTGGCCGGTCTCGCCGGGATCTGGCTGGGCGGTCTCCTAGTCTGA
- a CDS encoding fluoride efflux transporter family protein has translation MKEPLLVGAGAACGALARYAADMILGAGMWPLLAVNILGSFLMGALRPGPFWGTGVLGGFTSFSTFALLTLGSSPTAAAGYAALTVLGCVGGWLLGDGVRR, from the coding sequence GTGAAGGAACCGCTGCTCGTCGGGGCCGGTGCCGCCTGCGGCGCACTGGCCCGCTACGCCGCGGACATGATTCTGGGAGCCGGGATGTGGCCGCTGCTGGCGGTCAACATCCTCGGCTCCTTTCTCATGGGGGCACTGCGGCCGGGCCCGTTCTGGGGGACGGGCGTCCTCGGGGGATTCACGAGCTTCTCGACGTTCGCCCTGCTCACCCTCGGCTCCTCCCCCACCGCCGCTGCCGGCTACGCCGCCCTCACCGTCCTCGGCTGTGTCGGCGGCTGGCTGCTCGGGGACGGGGTCCGGCGGTGA